The Hymenobacter sp. 5317J-9 genome has a window encoding:
- a CDS encoding GLPGLI family protein: MKNAAKNLVLSFTLGLLAASAAVAQTSGRINYEATQRVDLSQVRIIINGQQIKPGSPDFPTDIPESRSFGLTLSFAGTAAKEERENAGMVMRTVEGGPGGGGVPQQLNIPRPVQETTYLDLANRTSTTVLTVKKDETAITYRSDAPIAAPMGWSLTGQTKKIAGYTCRKATVPYKKETYTVWFTTDLPFTYSPVRDLTPEKGVVLALESEQEQYRAAKVDLKPVPEAEVQPIATAQKVTPAELKDAREKALADFRQKMMEGGGLRFNRN; encoded by the coding sequence ATGAAAAACGCTGCAAAAAACCTGGTACTATCCTTCACGCTGGGCCTCCTGGCCGCCAGCGCCGCCGTGGCCCAAACCAGCGGCCGCATCAACTACGAAGCCACCCAGCGCGTCGACCTGAGCCAGGTCCGCATCATCATCAACGGCCAGCAGATAAAGCCCGGCAGCCCCGACTTCCCGACGGACATTCCTGAGTCGCGCAGCTTCGGCCTGACGCTTTCCTTCGCCGGCACCGCAGCCAAAGAGGAGCGCGAAAACGCCGGCATGGTGATGCGCACCGTGGAAGGCGGCCCCGGTGGCGGCGGAGTGCCGCAGCAATTGAACATTCCGCGGCCCGTGCAGGAAACCACCTACCTCGACCTGGCCAACCGCACCAGCACCACGGTGCTCACCGTGAAGAAAGACGAAACCGCAATCACCTACCGCAGCGACGCCCCCATTGCCGCGCCCATGGGTTGGTCCCTGACCGGCCAAACCAAGAAAATAGCCGGCTACACCTGCCGCAAGGCCACGGTGCCCTACAAGAAGGAAACCTACACCGTGTGGTTCACCACCGACCTGCCCTTCACCTACTCCCCGGTGCGTGACCTAACCCCCGAAAAAGGCGTGGTGCTGGCCCTAGAAAGCGAGCAGGAGCAGTACCGCGCCGCCAAAGTGGACCTAAAGCCCGTACCCGAGGCCGAGGTGCAGCCCATTGCTACGGCTCAGAAAGTGACGCCCGCCGAGCTGAAAGATGCCCGCGAGAAAGCCCTGGCCGACTTCCGCCAGAAGATGATGGAAGGCGGTGGCCTGCGCTTCAACCGCAACTAG
- the hemE gene encoding uroporphyrinogen decarboxylase: protein MLKNDLFLRAARGEATERTPVWLMRQAGRILPEYRALRGRLSGFKELVETPALAAEVTIQPIDALDVDAAIIFSDILVVPDAMGLPYEMVEARGPLFPETIKTAADVDKLRIPDPEEGLGYVLEALRITKKALNGRVPLIGFAGAPWTLLAYMVEGHGSKTFSKARGMLYREPALAHQLLAKITATTIAYLKAQVAAGAQVVQVFDSWAGTLPPDHYTEFSARYIAEITEALAPLVPVTVFAKGAWWAVPEFAATSCRTIGLDWNQDPMQVRREAGNKTLQGNLDPCALYGTREQVKAATETMLRKFAGGPHIANLGHGVYPDTDPDNVRVFVDTVKAWRG, encoded by the coding sequence ATGCTGAAAAACGACCTTTTCCTCCGCGCTGCCCGTGGCGAAGCCACCGAGCGCACTCCCGTTTGGCTGATGCGCCAGGCCGGCCGCATCCTGCCCGAATACCGTGCCCTGCGCGGCCGCCTCTCCGGTTTCAAAGAGCTGGTGGAAACGCCCGCGCTGGCCGCCGAAGTCACCATTCAGCCCATCGACGCGCTGGACGTGGACGCTGCCATCATCTTCTCCGACATTCTGGTGGTGCCCGACGCCATGGGCCTGCCCTACGAAATGGTGGAAGCCCGCGGCCCCTTGTTTCCGGAAACCATCAAGACGGCCGCCGACGTCGACAAGCTCCGCATCCCCGACCCGGAGGAAGGCCTCGGCTACGTGCTCGAAGCCCTGCGCATCACCAAGAAAGCCCTCAACGGCCGCGTGCCCCTCATCGGCTTCGCCGGCGCCCCCTGGACGCTGCTGGCCTACATGGTGGAAGGCCACGGCTCCAAAACCTTCTCGAAAGCCCGGGGCATGCTCTACCGCGAGCCCGCCCTGGCCCACCAGCTGCTGGCCAAAATAACGGCCACCACCATTGCTTACCTTAAGGCCCAGGTGGCCGCCGGCGCTCAGGTGGTGCAGGTGTTTGATTCGTGGGCCGGCACCCTGCCCCCCGACCACTACACGGAGTTTTCGGCCCGCTACATTGCCGAAATCACGGAGGCCCTGGCGCCGCTGGTGCCCGTCACGGTGTTTGCCAAGGGCGCTTGGTGGGCCGTGCCTGAGTTTGCCGCCACCTCCTGCCGCACCATCGGTCTCGACTGGAACCAGGACCCCATGCAGGTACGCCGCGAAGCCGGTAACAAAACCTTGCAAGGCAACCTCGACCCCTGCGCCCTCTACGGCACCCGTGAGCAGGTGAAAGCCGCCACCGAAACCATGCTCCGCAAGTTTGCCGGCGGCCCCCACATCGCCAACCTCGGCCACGGCGTGTACCCGGATACCGACCCGGACAACGTGCGCGTTTTTGTGGACACGGTGAAGGCCTGGCGGGGGTAA
- a CDS encoding MarC family protein, translating to MEILLATFTTLFSIVNPFGAMPVFLTLTADDRASERARTALRACIYMVMVLTVAFFGGQYILNFFGINIQHLRIAGGILLMRSAFELLTPGANRDRVGPDALEESKHKDDISFTPLAMPMLSGPGSMAICIGLIRPSYVDKAMTVLGFALVALGAFVILLFSLRLTRVLGKPGMAAMSRIMGFITLAIGVNFLATAISALFPGLTR from the coding sequence ATGGAAATTCTGCTCGCCACCTTCACCACCCTGTTTTCCATCGTCAATCCCTTCGGGGCCATGCCGGTGTTCCTCACCCTCACCGCCGACGACCGCGCCTCGGAGCGGGCGCGCACGGCGCTGCGGGCCTGCATCTACATGGTGATGGTGCTCACCGTGGCGTTTTTCGGCGGCCAATACATCCTCAACTTCTTCGGCATCAACATTCAGCACCTGCGCATTGCGGGCGGCATTCTGCTCATGCGCTCGGCGTTTGAGCTGCTCACGCCCGGCGCCAACCGCGACCGGGTGGGCCCCGACGCCCTCGAAGAAAGCAAGCATAAGGACGACATCAGCTTCACGCCGCTGGCCATGCCCATGCTCTCGGGGCCGGGCTCCATGGCCATCTGCATCGGCCTCATCCGCCCCAGCTACGTCGACAAGGCCATGACCGTGCTGGGCTTTGCGCTGGTGGCCCTGGGCGCGTTCGTCATCCTGTTGTTTTCGCTGCGCCTCACGCGGGTGCTGGGCAAGCCCGGCATGGCGGCCATGTCGCGCATCATGGGCTTCATCACGCTGGCCATTGGGGTCAATTTCCTGGCCACGGCCATCTCGGCGCTGTTTCCGGGGCTCACGCGGTAG
- a CDS encoding TonB-dependent receptor, with the protein MKSSLFPAAPLLLATSVLFSAAQAQAQGPSNVRGQVQSAGNSPVEFATVTLHRAKDSTVVKTEFSDAKGLFQFERAAAGRYLVSAAQVGFERRWSAPFEANGQPVELPAMTLATSAATQLTEVKVVGQKPLYEREADRTIVNVEGSTLAAGNTSLDVLRRSPGVTVDGNDNLALRGRQGVLVVIDGKRQPMTGTELAEYLRALPAEQLKSIELITNPPAKYDAQGGAGIIAINLKKDQKLGTNGSVNLTYGRGEYNRYTGGLSLNHREKNLNLFGSYNYSDRSFLNILTIHRDFYGPATATGRALISTSDQDNRQPVTARSHSWRGGLDYNLSDNTTIGAVVSGLNNRNTPAGTNQSEVYDLLRNQELRYNATNTGENRLDNVAGNLNFRRTFANAFGPQELTADADYARYHSQRDQLLQTFFVSEPALANSLDQDGRLTIQSVKADYTQALSKELRLDLGAKSSLVTADNDLQNFTNGLLDLTRSNRFRYDENINAGYVNLNYSQPKLTLQVGLRGEQTNATGQQDREVEYKDFQRNYFQLFPSAAIKRQLTENHELAVSLSRRIDRPGYQQLNPFRQLIDRTTSGSGNPNLLPQTSYNVELTHTFKQKYSLGLSYSRTSDPIVSTVEPEAGSTVVSTFRNLDLQHYYAMTLTAPVDITKWWKSYNNAVLYYNRFEGAVAGTNLDRGGVSLNLTSNHTFTFGKGWGAELSASYESRQVDGFFVSRPNGQVDAAVQKTLWERKATLKLAVNDIFFSRVGRVTSTYDNYVERFVMRRDSRFVNLTFGYRFGNDKLAPTRRRSGGAEDEKRRAG; encoded by the coding sequence ATGAAATCCTCCCTCTTTCCTGCCGCCCCGCTTTTGCTGGCAACCAGTGTACTGTTCAGCGCTGCTCAGGCCCAGGCGCAGGGGCCCAGCAACGTGCGCGGCCAGGTGCAAAGTGCCGGCAACAGCCCCGTTGAGTTTGCGACCGTGACCCTGCACCGCGCCAAGGATTCTACGGTGGTGAAAACCGAGTTTAGCGACGCCAAAGGGCTTTTTCAGTTTGAGCGCGCGGCGGCGGGGCGCTACCTCGTGTCGGCGGCGCAGGTGGGCTTTGAGCGGCGGTGGTCGGCGCCGTTTGAGGCCAATGGGCAGCCGGTGGAGTTGCCCGCCATGACCCTGGCCACCAGCGCCGCCACCCAGCTCACGGAGGTGAAAGTGGTGGGCCAGAAGCCGCTGTACGAACGCGAGGCCGACCGCACCATCGTGAACGTGGAAGGCTCGACGCTGGCGGCCGGCAACACCTCGCTGGACGTGCTGCGCCGCTCGCCGGGCGTGACCGTGGACGGCAACGACAACCTGGCCCTGCGCGGCCGTCAGGGCGTGCTGGTCGTCATCGATGGCAAGCGCCAGCCCATGACGGGCACCGAATTGGCCGAGTACCTGCGCGCCCTGCCCGCCGAACAGCTCAAAAGCATCGAGCTGATAACCAACCCGCCGGCCAAGTACGACGCGCAGGGCGGGGCCGGCATCATCGCCATCAACCTCAAGAAAGACCAAAAGCTCGGCACCAATGGCAGCGTGAACCTGACTTATGGCCGCGGCGAATACAACCGCTACACCGGTGGCCTGAGCCTGAACCACCGCGAGAAGAACCTCAATTTGTTTGGCTCCTACAATTACTCCGACCGGTCGTTTTTGAACATCCTGACCATTCATCGGGACTTTTATGGGCCTGCTACTGCAACGGGTCGGGCGCTCATTAGCACTTCCGACCAGGACAACCGCCAGCCCGTCACGGCGCGGTCGCACAGCTGGCGCGGCGGGCTGGACTACAATCTGTCGGACAACACGACGATTGGGGCCGTGGTGAGCGGCCTCAACAACCGCAACACCCCCGCCGGCACCAACCAATCGGAGGTGTATGACTTGCTGCGCAACCAGGAGCTGCGCTACAACGCCACCAACACCGGCGAGAACCGCCTCGACAATGTTGCCGGCAACCTCAACTTCCGGCGCACCTTCGCCAACGCCTTTGGCCCGCAGGAGCTGACCGCCGATGCCGACTACGCCCGCTACCACAGCCAGCGCGACCAACTGCTGCAAACCTTTTTTGTGAGCGAGCCCGCCCTGGCCAACAGCCTGGACCAGGACGGCCGGCTGACCATTCAGTCGGTGAAGGCCGACTACACACAGGCGCTCAGCAAGGAACTGCGACTGGATTTGGGCGCCAAATCGAGCCTGGTGACGGCCGATAACGACCTCCAAAACTTCACCAACGGGCTATTGGATTTGACCCGCTCGAACCGCTTTCGCTACGACGAGAACATCAACGCGGGCTACGTGAACCTGAACTACAGCCAGCCCAAGCTGACGCTGCAGGTGGGCCTGCGCGGCGAGCAAACCAACGCCACCGGCCAGCAGGACCGCGAGGTGGAGTACAAAGACTTCCAGCGCAATTACTTCCAGCTGTTTCCGAGCGCGGCCATCAAGCGGCAGCTTACGGAAAACCACGAGCTGGCCGTGTCGCTGAGCCGGCGCATCGACCGGCCGGGCTACCAGCAACTCAACCCCTTCCGGCAGCTCATCGACCGCACCACTTCGGGCAGCGGCAACCCCAACCTGCTGCCCCAAACCAGCTACAACGTGGAGCTGACGCACACCTTTAAGCAGAAGTACAGCCTGGGCCTGAGCTACAGCCGCACCAGCGACCCCATCGTGAGTACGGTGGAACCCGAGGCCGGCAGCACGGTGGTTTCCACCTTCCGCAACCTCGACTTGCAGCATTACTACGCCATGACGCTAACCGCGCCGGTGGACATCACGAAGTGGTGGAAAAGCTACAACAACGCCGTGCTCTACTACAACCGCTTCGAGGGCGCCGTGGCCGGCACCAACCTCGACCGCGGCGGCGTCAGCCTGAACCTGACCTCGAACCACACCTTCACCTTCGGCAAAGGCTGGGGCGCTGAACTGAGCGCCAGCTACGAATCGCGGCAGGTAGACGGTTTCTTCGTGTCGCGCCCCAACGGGCAGGTAGACGCCGCCGTGCAAAAGACCTTGTGGGAGCGCAAAGCCACCCTGAAACTGGCCGTGAATGACATTTTCTTTTCCCGCGTGGGCCGCGTCACGTCTACCTATGACAACTACGTGGAACGCTTCGTCATGCGCCGCGACTCCCGCTTCGTCAACCTGACCTTTGGCTACCGCTTCGGCAACGACAAGCTGGCGCCCACGCGCCGCCGCAGCGGCGGGGCCGAGGACGAGAAGCGCCGCGCGGGGTAA
- a CDS encoding outer membrane beta-barrel family protein produces MRFLLVLTLLLGLATAGRAQAPTRPGPGTVRGALADSATGRPLREASVTLTLAKDSSYVSFGITDGDGRFALKNVAVGNYNVQVSALGYRARLLPVAVSATDLTPDLGLLRLGQTSQKLGEVVVTQNLAPVAVHGDTVDFNAKAFKTQPNAAVESLLKKLPGVEVDRDGSIRSQGQAVNRVLVDGKPFFGDDPKMATRNLPADIIDKVQMYDQQSDQSAFSGIDDGNRQRTLNLVTKRDKRKGYFGTEAAGVGTDGRYQARLGLNRFNNGRQISALAQANNLNQQGFSDNGGPASADFGPAPGGPSGGIRLQLGGGSGRQNSPASNSQPTNITESGAVGLNYRDAWGKKAEVATSYLASRATVTTDQQIRRQNVAGSTGPEAGQPIISDQSLLNRTTTTSHRFNMRLDYVLDSLTSLRLTPYAWWQTTDLARQNQQQTSVGSRLLNQGNNRYTGTTDNPNGGGNFLLMRRFARQGRTFSANLNSTLSNQDVADFNRGTTSFFDASGMPLPQATQQLNQRIEQHTPVRNHALTLSYVEPLSLRTKLETHYAFNDARNNGNRFTADFNEASGQYDRPNAGLSNQFTSLFQSNRAGLTLQKRRLRYTIGAGLDAQRADLTVRNLSADTTVQRRFTSLLPNALFSYTGTRNRQLRLNYRTRLNAPSASQLQPVRDNSNPLSIQTGNPNLRPEYVQSLVATYSQFNAATSRSVFGLLNGSRVDDRIVSSSTFDSRGVQTTRPVNADGFYSLNGFLSLGQRLATHKINLNLTTNASFVKSPSLVNGLANTGRTWSLGQGASANSAFNETLEFGLSANVTYQNASYSRLTDQNNNFLTQTLTADIYYQLPARFVLTSDLWYSNNTGRAAGFNQRIALWNVALARQFFANKQGELKLQVYDLLNQNRSVVRNTTETYVEDVRSRILQQYFMLSFTYNLRQFGK; encoded by the coding sequence ATGCGTTTTTTACTTGTGTTGACCCTGCTGCTCGGCCTGGCCACGGCCGGACGGGCGCAGGCCCCTACCCGACCGGGCCCCGGCACCGTGCGCGGCGCCCTGGCCGATTCGGCCACCGGCAGGCCTTTGCGCGAAGCTTCCGTGACGCTGACTCTGGCGAAAGATTCGAGCTACGTCAGCTTCGGCATCACGGACGGCGACGGACGTTTTGCCCTCAAAAACGTGGCTGTGGGCAACTACAACGTGCAGGTGTCGGCGCTGGGCTACCGCGCCCGCCTGCTGCCCGTAGCCGTATCGGCCACCGACCTGACACCTGACCTGGGCCTGCTGCGCCTGGGCCAAACCAGCCAGAAGCTGGGCGAAGTGGTGGTGACTCAGAACCTGGCTCCCGTGGCCGTGCACGGCGATACCGTGGACTTCAACGCCAAAGCCTTCAAAACCCAGCCCAACGCGGCCGTGGAGTCTTTGCTGAAAAAGCTGCCGGGCGTGGAAGTGGACCGCGACGGCAGCATCCGCTCCCAGGGCCAGGCCGTGAACCGGGTGCTGGTGGATGGCAAGCCGTTCTTTGGCGACGACCCCAAAATGGCCACCCGTAACCTGCCCGCCGACATCATCGACAAGGTGCAGATGTACGACCAGCAGAGCGACCAATCGGCCTTTTCGGGCATCGATGATGGCAACCGCCAGCGCACCCTTAACCTGGTGACCAAGCGCGACAAGCGCAAGGGCTACTTCGGCACCGAAGCCGCGGGCGTGGGCACCGATGGCCGCTACCAGGCTCGCCTGGGCCTGAACCGCTTCAACAACGGCCGCCAGATTTCGGCCCTGGCCCAGGCCAACAACCTCAACCAGCAAGGCTTTTCCGACAACGGCGGGCCGGCTTCGGCTGATTTTGGGCCAGCGCCCGGCGGGCCCAGCGGCGGAATCCGGCTGCAGCTGGGCGGCGGGAGCGGGCGCCAAAACTCCCCGGCCTCGAATAGCCAGCCCACGAACATCACCGAATCGGGGGCCGTCGGCCTGAACTACCGCGACGCCTGGGGCAAAAAAGCCGAGGTAGCCACCAGCTACCTGGCCAGCCGCGCCACCGTGACCACCGACCAGCAGATTCGGCGCCAGAACGTGGCCGGCAGCACCGGCCCCGAAGCCGGCCAGCCCATCATCAGCGACCAAAGCCTGCTGAACCGCACCACGACCACCAGCCACCGCTTCAATATGCGCCTCGACTACGTGCTTGATTCCTTGACGTCGCTGCGCCTGACGCCCTACGCCTGGTGGCAAACCACCGACCTGGCCCGACAAAACCAGCAGCAAACCAGCGTGGGGAGCCGCTTGCTCAACCAGGGCAACAACCGCTACACCGGCACCACCGACAACCCCAACGGCGGCGGCAACTTCCTGCTTATGCGCCGCTTCGCCAGGCAGGGCCGCACGTTCTCGGCCAACCTCAATTCGACGCTCAGCAACCAGGACGTCGCCGATTTCAACCGCGGCACCACATCGTTTTTCGACGCCTCAGGCATGCCCCTGCCGCAGGCCACGCAGCAGCTCAACCAGCGCATCGAGCAGCACACTCCGGTGCGCAACCACGCGCTGACGCTGTCCTACGTCGAACCGCTGTCGCTGCGCACCAAGCTCGAAACGCACTATGCCTTCAACGACGCTCGCAACAACGGCAACCGCTTCACCGCCGATTTCAACGAAGCCAGTGGCCAGTACGACCGCCCGAACGCTGGCCTGAGCAACCAGTTCACCAGCCTGTTTCAGTCGAACCGGGCGGGCCTGACGCTGCAAAAGCGCCGCCTGCGCTACACCATCGGCGCGGGGCTGGATGCCCAGCGGGCCGACCTCACGGTGCGCAACCTCTCGGCCGACACCACCGTGCAGCGCCGCTTTACCAGCCTGCTGCCCAATGCTTTGTTCAGCTACACCGGCACCCGCAACCGCCAATTGCGCCTCAACTACCGCACCCGCCTCAACGCACCCAGCGCCAGCCAGCTGCAGCCCGTGCGCGACAACTCCAACCCGCTCAGCATCCAAACCGGCAACCCCAATCTGCGGCCGGAATACGTGCAGTCGCTGGTGGCCACGTATTCGCAGTTCAACGCCGCTACCAGCCGCAGCGTGTTTGGCTTGCTGAATGGCAGCCGGGTCGATGACCGCATTGTGTCGTCCAGCACCTTCGACAGCCGCGGCGTGCAAACCACCCGCCCCGTGAACGCCGACGGCTTTTACAGCCTGAACGGCTTCCTGTCGTTGGGTCAGCGCCTCGCTACCCACAAAATCAACCTCAACCTGACCACCAATGCCAGCTTCGTGAAGTCGCCCAGCCTCGTGAACGGCCTGGCCAACACTGGCCGCACCTGGAGCCTGGGCCAGGGCGCCAGCGCCAACTCAGCCTTCAACGAAACCCTGGAGTTCGGCCTCAGTGCCAACGTGACCTACCAGAACGCCAGCTACTCGCGCCTCACCGACCAGAACAACAACTTCCTCACCCAAACCCTGACGGCCGACATTTACTACCAGCTGCCCGCCCGCTTTGTGCTCACTTCCGACCTCTGGTACAGCAACAACACCGGCCGCGCTGCTGGCTTCAACCAGCGCATTGCCCTCTGGAATGTGGCCCTGGCCCGCCAGTTTTTTGCCAACAAGCAGGGCGAGCTCAAGCTGCAGGTGTACGACCTGTTGAACCAGAACCGCAGCGTGGTGCGCAACACCACCGAAACCTACGTGGAGGACGTGCGCAGCCGCATCCTGCAGCAATATTTCATGCTAAGCTTCACCTACAACCTGCGGCAGTTTGGCAAGTAG
- a CDS encoding response regulator transcription factor, translating to MPTVLLIEDEPSLGLIVKDSLESRGFAVQFAPDGEAGLQLFRQQCPDIVVADVMMPKLDGFSLAEQIRRENTAVPILFLTARSQPADVVRGFELGGNDYLKKPFSMDELIVRIKAQLLRQPAAAPAPVGLLAIGRYQFDHPKQKLRFGAQEETLTNREAELLKRLYDQRNQVLERNAVLKELWGDNSFFNGRSLDVFITRLRRCLKEDPQVQIVNVRGIGYKLIL from the coding sequence ATGCCCACCGTTCTCCTCATCGAAGACGAGCCGTCGCTCGGCCTCATCGTCAAAGACAGCCTGGAAAGCCGCGGCTTCGCGGTGCAGTTTGCGCCCGATGGCGAGGCCGGCCTGCAGCTGTTCCGCCAGCAGTGCCCCGACATTGTGGTGGCCGACGTGATGATGCCCAAGCTCGACGGTTTCTCGCTGGCCGAGCAAATCCGGCGCGAAAACACGGCGGTGCCCATTCTCTTTCTCACGGCCCGGTCGCAGCCGGCCGACGTGGTGCGCGGCTTCGAGCTGGGTGGCAATGACTACCTGAAAAAGCCCTTCAGCATGGACGAGCTGATTGTGCGCATCAAAGCCCAGCTGTTGCGCCAGCCTGCCGCGGCGCCGGCCCCGGTTGGCCTGCTCGCCATCGGCCGCTACCAGTTCGACCATCCCAAGCAAAAGCTCCGTTTCGGCGCCCAGGAGGAAACCCTCACCAACCGCGAAGCCGAGCTGCTCAAACGCCTGTATGACCAGCGCAACCAGGTGCTGGAGCGCAACGCCGTGCTCAAAGAGCTGTGGGGCGACAACTCTTTTTTCAACGGCCGCAGCCTCGACGTGTTCATCACCCGCCTGCGTCGCTGCCTGAAGGAAGACCCGCAGGTGCAGATTGTGAACGTGCGCGGCATTGGCTACAAGCTGATTTTGTAG
- a CDS encoding MarR family transcriptional regulator, with protein sequence MLNSILFYSLDKAIRSYRRMAQANIDRAGLDITVDQWLVLQVVLEHDDLTQQEIAERVFKDQASVARMLALLLKRGLLLGIPLPNDGRRTRLRVSETGHRILDAVEPIILANRTVALAGIDEAELTALRQVLERIALNCVPLPN encoded by the coding sequence ATGCTGAACTCCATCCTCTTCTACTCACTCGACAAGGCCATCCGGAGCTACCGGCGCATGGCCCAGGCCAACATCGACCGGGCCGGCCTCGACATTACTGTGGACCAGTGGCTGGTGCTGCAAGTGGTACTGGAGCACGACGACTTGACGCAGCAGGAAATTGCCGAGCGGGTGTTTAAGGACCAGGCCTCGGTGGCGCGCATGCTGGCTTTGCTCCTCAAGCGCGGGCTGTTGCTGGGCATTCCGCTGCCGAACGATGGCCGCCGCACCCGGCTCCGCGTGAGCGAAACCGGCCACCGCATCTTGGATGCCGTGGAGCCCATCATCCTCGCCAACCGAACTGTGGCTCTGGCCGGCATCGATGAAGCAGAGCTCACGGCGCTGCGGCAGGTGCTGGAGCGCATAGCATTGAACTGCGTTCCATTACCCAACTAG
- a CDS encoding HAMP domain-containing sensor histidine kinase, protein MKRRIRSIFWLMVACMLGINGFQAYWLYNTYQLTASQFARTAREALSSVVQRHQLDLARHFVDRDRGAKGRIMVFQNTDDEGHVNRVVVQGKDDDSATGTPRNVTGPAAAGAIEMNGVKQIRVFRLGSPQLALPRRAAGAADTMVRKLSRLLINNWAGGQPADLHQLAAAYHRELRLRGADAPLVLDTLSLPLRQAGARPAAFDELPARPGYRVKTPPVSLNPFRELYVRASFQPPTSYILREMGGLLGGSVLLLALTTGCFWLMLSTILKQKKLSDVKNDFINNMTHELKTPLATVSAAVEALQNFGALNDPTKTQTYLSISRNELQRLSDLVEKVLNIAVDERQQLELSPEPVQPADLVAEIVARHQLQAAKPVKFDVQVAPAAAVKFDRLHMGNVINNLIDNAIKYSKEAVTITIRGRQEPSGWHLTVADDGPGIEPGYQEAIFDRFFRVPTGNLHNVKGFGLGLYYVRQVVERHGGRIGVRSGVGRGSEFALWIPQG, encoded by the coding sequence ATGAAACGCCGCATTCGTTCCATTTTCTGGCTTATGGTGGCGTGCATGCTGGGCATCAACGGCTTTCAGGCCTACTGGCTTTACAACACCTACCAGCTCACGGCCAGCCAGTTTGCCCGCACCGCCCGCGAAGCCCTGTCCAGCGTGGTGCAGCGCCACCAGCTCGACCTGGCCCGGCACTTCGTCGACCGCGACCGCGGCGCCAAAGGCCGCATCATGGTGTTCCAAAACACCGACGACGAAGGGCATGTCAACCGCGTGGTGGTGCAGGGAAAAGACGACGACAGTGCCACCGGCACGCCGCGCAACGTGACCGGCCCGGCGGCCGCCGGAGCCATTGAAATGAACGGTGTGAAGCAAATTCGGGTGTTCCGGCTCGGCTCGCCCCAGCTGGCACTGCCGCGCCGCGCGGCCGGCGCGGCCGATACCATGGTGCGCAAGCTTTCGCGACTGCTCATCAACAACTGGGCCGGCGGCCAGCCCGCCGACCTGCACCAGCTCGCCGCCGCCTACCACCGCGAGTTGCGCCTACGCGGCGCTGATGCTCCCTTGGTGCTCGATACGTTGAGCCTGCCGCTGCGGCAGGCCGGCGCCCGCCCCGCGGCCTTCGACGAACTGCCCGCGCGCCCCGGCTACCGTGTGAAAACCCCGCCGGTGTCGCTCAACCCGTTTCGGGAGCTGTACGTCCGGGCCTCGTTTCAGCCGCCCACGTCCTACATCCTGCGGGAAATGGGCGGGCTGCTGGGCGGCTCGGTGCTGCTGCTGGCGCTCACCACGGGTTGCTTCTGGCTGATGCTGAGCACGATTCTGAAGCAGAAAAAGCTGTCGGACGTCAAGAACGACTTCATCAACAACATGACGCACGAGCTGAAAACGCCGCTGGCCACCGTTTCGGCGGCCGTGGAGGCGCTACAGAACTTCGGCGCCCTCAACGACCCCACCAAGACGCAGACCTACCTCAGCATCTCGCGCAATGAGCTGCAGCGCCTGTCCGATTTGGTGGAGAAAGTCCTGAACATTGCCGTTGATGAGCGCCAACAGCTGGAGCTGAGCCCCGAGCCCGTGCAGCCCGCCGACTTGGTGGCCGAAATCGTAGCCCGCCATCAATTGCAGGCCGCCAAGCCGGTGAAATTCGACGTGCAGGTGGCGCCGGCCGCGGCCGTCAAGTTCGACAGGCTGCACATGGGCAACGTCATCAACAACCTCATCGACAACGCCATCAAGTACTCCAAAGAAGCCGTGACCATCACCATCCGGGGGCGGCAGGAGCCCAGCGGCTGGCACCTCACCGTGGCCGACGACGGCCCGGGCATCGAACCCGGCTACCAGGAAGCCATCTTCGACCGATTCTTTCGCGTGCCCACCGGCAACTTGCACAACGTCAAAGGGTTCGGCCTGGGCTTGTATTACGTGCGGCAGGTGGTGGAGCGCCACGGCGGCCGCATCGGCGTGCGCAGCGGGGTGGGGCGCGGCAGCGAGTTTGCCCTCTGGATTCCGCAAGGTTAG
- the purE gene encoding 5-(carboxyamino)imidazole ribonucleotide mutase, with amino-acid sequence MGSKSDLKIMSAAAELLRQFSIPYDITLVSPHRTPHRMVEYAESARKRGLRVLIAGGGGAAHLPGMVAAFTTLPVIGVPINSTLSIQGLDSILSMIQMPAGTPVATVGLDNAANAAVLAIQMLALNNARLADALEKYRTTLKDRVMRTIEELRKGGFQDDL; translated from the coding sequence ATGGGGTCGAAGTCGGACCTGAAAATTATGTCGGCCGCCGCCGAACTGCTGCGCCAGTTCAGCATTCCCTACGACATCACGCTGGTGTCGCCGCACCGCACACCGCACCGCATGGTGGAGTACGCCGAAAGCGCCCGCAAGCGCGGCCTGCGCGTGCTCATCGCCGGCGGGGGCGGGGCGGCCCACCTGCCGGGCATGGTGGCCGCCTTCACCACGCTGCCTGTCATCGGGGTGCCCATCAACAGCACGCTGTCCATTCAGGGGCTCGATTCCATTCTGAGCATGATACAGATGCCGGCCGGTACGCCCGTGGCCACCGTGGGCCTCGACAACGCCGCCAATGCCGCCGTGCTGGCCATTCAGATGCTGGCCCTCAACAACGCCCGCCTGGCCGATGCCTTGGAGAAGTACCGCACCACCCTCAAAGACCGGGTGATGCGCACCATTGAAGAGCTGCGCAAGGGCGGCTTTCAGGACGACCTTTAA